From the genome of Pirellulales bacterium:
TGCACGCTGGCCCTCCGCGCGCTGCTCGACGCCATCGACCCGCAGCCCGACGACACCCTCGTCACCCTGGGCGATTACGTCGACCGCGGCCCCGACAGCAAGGGCACGCTCGACGAGCTGATCGCGCTGGCCGGCCGCTGCCGGCTGGTGCCCGTGCTGGGCAACCACGACGAAATGCTGCTTTACGCGCGTGGACGCAAGGACGATCTGCGGTTCTGGCTCGAATGCGGCGGGCAGGCCACGCTCGATTCCTACGGCCAGAACGCGCGGCCCGACGCCGTGCCGCCCGAGCACTGGGATTTCCTCCGCTCCTGCCGGCGATACTTCGAAACCGAGACTCATTTTTTCGTGCATGCCAACTACCGGCCCGAGCTGCCGCTCGACGCGCAGGACGACCGCACGTTGCGCTGGCTCCCGCTGCACGCCTCTCTGCCCGGCCCGCACGTCTCCGGCAAAATCGCCGTCGTCGGCCACACGCCGCAGGAGGACGTGCTCGACCTGGGTCACCTGATCGACGTCGAC
Proteins encoded in this window:
- a CDS encoding metallophosphoesterase family protein; translated protein: MPGRLIALGDIHGCTLALRALLDAIDPQPDDTLVTLGDYVDRGPDSKGTLDELIALAGRCRLVPVLGNHDEMLLYARGRKDDLRFWLECGGQATLDSYGQNARPDAVPPEHWDFLRSCRRYFETETHFFVHANYRPELPLDAQDDRTLRWLPLHASLPGPHVSGKIAVVGHTPQEDVLDLGHLIDVDTGCCYGGWLTALDLTSGRRWQAAESGQLRE